One window of the Mixophyes fleayi isolate aMixFle1 chromosome 6, aMixFle1.hap1, whole genome shotgun sequence genome contains the following:
- the LOC142160099 gene encoding uncharacterized protein LOC142160099 isoform X1, which produces MEKDRDKMTERILNLTLEIIYLLTGECSVTVPPPHSLIHERDNDQKILELTNKIIQLLTGEVPIRCEDTTVYFSTEEWEYLEGHKDLYKGVMMKNHQTLTSPDSSISYNESAGEFHAHISLYNSANTDKHYSKTSKEEKCVNIYEANEIQRTSVRDVSYKSTSFEEGNFTDISTNNDRTQYTSSNVKKKSVSCDGGNLTDSDIYTLTDHTQYTSTHIKEESVSCDGGNLTVTDIYTLTDHTQYTSTHIKEEPVSSEERSIKDTDIYNPTDHIQYTSTHIKEESVSCDRRNHTDGNSYTANYLKQYTSTHIKDESVLCEGNLTDLDNYIHTDHAQSKYKSPDINEESTSIFTNEGFTDDIYMPRINAYCNSESSRHENTWKIGRQQMDLNLSTLTHGNCRNVSNVMRDKSFICFECGKCFSSSPHLIRHQRTHTGERPFECTDCGKFFSSSSNLIMHQRTHTGEKPFACLECGKRFARNPHLIRHQRIHTGEKPFECLECGKKFNQDSNLLKHQRTHTGEKPYVCLDCGKYFTSNPHLLRHRRIHTGEKPFSCSECGKCFSSSSNLATHRRTHTGEKPFSCSDCGKCFGKSSNLVAHERIHKPFSYSESEKTCHKNLATYQTNHHREASSNEENVLLNFREFAEETNSFLGYEIESEWI; this is translated from the exons TGCTCCGTCACAgtacctccacctcactcactgatacatgagagggacaatgaccagaagatcctggaactgaccaacaagatcattcagctgctgactggagag gttcctataaggtgtgaggacACCACCGTCTATTTCTCCacggaggagtgggagtatttagaaggtcacaaggatctgtacaaggGCGTTATGATGAAGAATCACCAGACCCTGACATCACCGG ACTCATCAATCTCTTACAATGAATCTGCAGGAGAATTTCATGCCCATATATCTTTATACAATTCTGCAAACACTGACAAACATTATAGTAAAACTTCCAAGGaagaaaaatgtgtaaatatCTATGAAGCAAATGAGATTCAGAGGACTTCTGTGAGGGATGTGTCCTACAAGTCAACATCATTTGAAGAAGGAAACTTCACTGACATTTCTACAAACAATGATCGTACACAATATACGTCTAGCAATGTTAAGAAGAAATCAGtttcatgtgatggaggaaacctcacagactcCGACATTTATACACTCACAgatcacacacaatatacatctactcatattaaggaggaatcagtctcatgtgatggaggaaacctcacagtcactgacatttatacactcacagatcatacacaatatacatctactcatattaaggaagAACCAGTTTCATCTGAAGAAAGAAGTATCAAAGACACTGATATTTATAACCCCACAGAtcatatacaatacacatctactcatattaaggaggaatcagtctcatgtgatagAAGAAACCACACGGACGGCAACAGTTATACAGCCAACTATCTtaaacaatatacatctactcatattaaggatgAATCAGTCTTGTGTGAAGGAAATTTGACCGATTTGGACAACTATATACACACAGATCATGCACAATCAAAATATAAGTCCCCTGATATTAATGAAGAATCTACCTCTATATTTACCAATGAAGGTTTCACCGATGACATTTATATGCCTAGAATAAATGCATACTGTAACTCCGAATCTTCTAGACATGAAAACACTTGGAAGATTGGTAGACAACAAATGGATCTTAATTTGTCAACGTTGACTCATGGAAACTGTAGAAATGTTTCCAACGTCATGAGAGACAAATCCTTCATATGTTtcgaatgtggtaaatgtttttctAGTAGTCCACACCTCATCCGGCATCAAAGAACTCATACAGGGGAAAGGCCGTTTGAGTGTACAGATTGTGGTAAATTTTTTTCGAGCAGCTCAAACCTAATTATGCATCAGAGAACACACACAGGGGAAAAACCATTTGCCTGCTTGGAATGCGGGAAACGTTTCGCCCGCAACCCTCATCTTATCAGacaccagagaattcacacaggtgagaaaccctTTGAGTGTTTGGAGTGCGGCAAGAAATTTAATCAAGACTCAAATCTCCTGAAACATCAACggactcacacaggagaaaaGCCATATGTGTGCTTAGACTGTGGCAAGTATTTCACCAGTAACCCTCATCTTCTGAGACACCGGCGAATCCACACAGGAGAAAagccattttcatgctctgaatgtgggaaatgtttttccagCAGCTCAAATCTTGCTACTCACCGCAggactcacacaggagaaaaacctttTTCGTGTTCGGACTGCGGGAAATGTTTTGGCAAAAGTTCAAATCTTGTTGCCCACGAGAGAATCCATAAACCATTTTCATATTCAGAAAGTGAGAAAACTTGTCATAAAAATCTTGCTACCTATCAGACAAATCACCACAGAGAGGCCAGTTCCAATGAGGAAAATGTCTTGTTAAATTTCAGAGAATTTGCCGAGGAGACAAACAGTTTTCTTGGTTATGAGATAGAAAGTGAATGGATTTAA
- the LOC142160115 gene encoding uncharacterized protein LOC142160115, translated as MTNENYDHVLNVNLNLCSRHTCWPQPEDREPNLKMDKDWNKITERILNLTLDIIYLLTEEDYIVVKKSGEHEIPIRTQILITVPPPHSLIHDRDNDQKILELTNKIIQLLTGEEGEYLEGHKDVMMQNNQPLTSLDASKTGPNLGRLRAPCSLNILDVPQNNQAAIYCNVYTQRLSRYGINMTESTSCEGNSTDTDIYTPTDHTQYTSTDIKEESVSCDGGNLTDTDIYTPTDHTQYTSIHIKQESVSCDGGNLTDTDIYTPTDHTQYTSTDIKEESVSCDGGNLTDTDIYTPTDHTQYTSTDIKEESVSCDGGNLTDSDIYTPTEHTQYTSTHIKEESVSCDGGNLTDSDIYTPTDHTQYTSTDIEEIGKLSYDNRNRNANHIQIQKTAEENISVKFVCFDCDMCFLLMSDLVSHQGIHIAEKLFPPAKPPVIYKLLRCPECDRTFYNKSSLVLHSKSHRKKISQSAPVSPCPKGSRSIIENETFKCFKCGKRFLGKLWLNTHLRGHTGERPYSCNVCSQSFMRACDLAKHCKRRHR; from the exons ATGACCAATGAAAATTATGATCATGTTTTGAATGTAAATTTGAATCTGTGCAGTAGACATACCTGCTGGCCCCAACCAGAAGACCGAGAGCCCAACCTGAAAATGGACAAAGACTGGAATAAGATAactgagaggatattaaatctcaccctggacaTTATATATCTGCTGACTGAAGAG GATTATATTGTTGTGAAGAAGTCTGGTGAGCATGAGATACCTATCAGGACCCAGATCctcatcacggtgcctccacctcactcactgatacatgacagagacaatgaccagaagatcctggaactgaccaacaagatcattcagctgctgactggagag gagggggagtatttagaaggacacaaggatgTGATGATGCAGAATAAtcagcccctcacatcactgg ATGCATCCAAAACTGGACCTAACCTGGGCAGATTACGTGCTCCATGTTCTCTTAATATCTTAGATGTTCCTCAAAATAACCAAGCTGCTATTTACTGCAATGTCTATACACAGAGACTGAGCAGATATGGAATAAATATGACTGAGTCAACTTCATGTGAAGGAAATtccacagacactgacatttatacacccacagatcatacacaatatacatctactgatattaaggaggaatcagtctcatgtgatggaggaaacctcacagacactgacatttatacacccacagatcatacacaatatacatctattcATATTAAgcaggaatcagtctcatgtgatggaggaaacctcacagacactgacatttatacacccacagatcatacacaatatacatctactgatattaaggaggaatcagtctcatgtgatggaggaaacctcacagacactgacatttatacacccacagatcatacacaatatacatctactgatattaaggaggaatcagtctcatgtgatggaggaaacctcacagacagtgacatttatacacccacagaacatacacaatatacatctactcatattaaggaggaatcggtctcatgtgatggaggaaacctcacagacagtgacatttatacacccacagatcatacacaatatacatctactgatattgAAGAAATCGGAAAGCTCTCATATGATAATAGAAATAGAAACGCAAATCACATACAGATACAAAAAACAGCAGAAGAAAATATATCTGTAAAATTTGTCTGTTTTGATTGTGATATGTGTTTTCTTTTAATGTCGGATCTGGTTTCACATCAGGGAATTCATATAGCAGAAAAACTTTTTCCTCCTGCAAAACCTCCTGTTATTTACAAACTGTTGAGGTGCCCCGAGTGTGACAGAACTTTCTACAATAAATCGTCACTTGTGTTACACAGCAAATCCCACAGGAAAAAGATCAGCCAGTCAGCTCCCGTTTCTCCCTGTCCGAAAGGATCAAGATCGATCATTGAGAATGAAACCTTTAAATGTTTTAAGTGTGGGAAGCGTTTTTTGGGTAAACTGTGGCTAAATACGCATTTAAGAGGCCACACCGGCGAGAGACCATACTCCTGTAACGTATGCAGCCAAAGTTTCATGAGGGCCTGTGATCTCGCCAAACATTGTAAGAGACGTCACCGATGA
- the LOC142160079 gene encoding uncharacterized protein LOC142160079 — MAKCFVDRCTNYSRKKVDYGNTVMHVFPSSLEGIKVWLRHVEQSGQVIHNFNETAEKIFQMGRNDPFRICSEHFANQSYVLRGQKRTLKSDAVPTVFPSDPPLKPSCKKARMDYSAIPWVQPGPKHGQVKISIHDNVNQSANDSIDLTDNGPLHFPKCCQYVPANADLTKRANEYIKENLSDVKEEYKDGNKIIERLLNLTLEIIYLLTGEDYIVVKKTSGEHVAPSSHPCVSEGLSRTQSPVFQPHSMMHEKDNDQKILELTNKIIQLVTGEEGEYLEGHKGLYKDVMMENHQPLTSLDTLKNSQIGYTSINNMEESASCHGGNLTDTDIYTPTDHTQYTSIHIKEELVSCEGGNLTDSDIYTPTDHTQYTSTDIKEEPASCDGGNLTDSDIYTPTDHTQYTSTHIKEESVSCDGGNLTDTDIYIPTDHTQYTSTHIKEESVSCDGGNLTDTDIYTPSDHTQYTSTDIKEESVSCDGGNLTDSDIYTPTDHTQYTSTHIKEESVSCDRGNLTDSDIYTPTDHTQYTSTDIKEEPILCDGGNLTDTDIYTPTDHTQYTSTHIKEESVSCDGGNLTDSDIYTPTDHTQYTSTDIKEEPILCDGGNLTDTDNVTSAKDAVKSKISTAVIVENSKNTTIDANVSISGGKNIVRNIKKPFYRIHEKANFMVILYNCPDCDKSFTNNLDLVRHQIMHNREKWFQCSCSRGNLKDTTPTQYTSTHIKEESVSCDGGNLTDTDIYTPTDHTQHPSAHIEGKSVLCEKGILTDTDIVTSAKDSCKSKISTDFEVGDLENTNNNATSSQLGCKKPVENSNKPFYTIEERPDMMVILYNCPDCHEAFKSNLDLAKHQVNHSAKKRIKCSECGIRFCH, encoded by the exons ATGGCGAAGTGCTTTGTCGACAGGTGCACCAATTATTCACGGAAGAAAGTGGATTATGGGAATACAGTCATGCATGTGTTTCCCAGCAGTCTGGAGGGGATCAAAGTATGGCTGAGGCACGTTGAGCAGTCTGGACAGGTGATCCACAACTTTAATGAAACCGCTGAGAAAATATTTCAAATGGGGAGAAATGACCCATTCCGAATATGTTCAGAACATTTTGCAAACCAGTCCTACGTTCTCCGAGGGCAGAAAAGAACTTTAAAAAGTGATGCTGTTCCAACAGTATTCCCAAGTGACCCCCCATTGAAACCATCATGTAAGAAAGCACGTATGGATTACTCCGCTATTCCATGGGTCCAACCTGGCCCCAAGCATGGACAGGTGAAAATCTCAATTCATGATAATGTAAACCAAAGCGCCAACGATTCCATTGATTTAACTGACAACGGACCATTGCATTTTCCAAAATGTTGTCAATATGTTCCG GCTAACGCAGATTTGACAAAGAGAGCCAATGAGTATATCAAAGAAAATTTATCTGACGTCAAAGAAGAATACAAGGATGGGAACAAAATCATTGAGAGGTTATTAAATCTTAcactggagatcatctacctgctgactggagag GATTATATTGTTGTGAAGAAGACATCTGGTGAGCATGTGGCACCCAGCAGCCATCCCTGTGTATCAgaaggattgagcaggacccagagcccagTGTTTCAACCTCATTCAATGATGCATGAGAaagacaatgaccagaagatcctggaactgaccaacaagatcattcagctggtgactggagag gagggggagtatttagaaggacacaagggtctgtacaaggacgtgatgatggagaatcaccagcccctcacatcactgg ATACATTGAAAAATAGCCAAATTGGATATACATCTATTAACAATATGGAGGAATCAGCCTCATGtcatggaggaaacctcacagatactgacatttatacacccacagatcatacacaatatacatctattcatattaaggaggaattagtctcatgtgaaggaggaaacctcacagacagtgacatttatacacccacagatcatacacaatatacatctactgatattaaggaggaaccagcctcatgtgatggaggaaacctcacagacagtgacatttatacacccacagatcatacacaatatacatctactcatattaaggaagaatcagtctcatgtgatggaggaaacctcacagacactgacatttatatacccacagatcatacacaatatacatctactcatattaaggaagaatcagtctcatgtgatggaggaaacctcacagacactgacatttatacaccttcagatcatacacaatatacatctactgatattaaggaggaatcagtctcatgtgatggaggaaacctcacagacagtgacatttatacacccacagatcatacacaatatacatctactcatattaaggaggaatcagtctcatgtgatagaggaaacctcacagacagtgacatttatacacccacagatcatacacaatatacatctactgatattaaggaggaaCCAATCttatgtgatggaggaaacctcacagacactgacatttatacacccacagatcatacacaatatacatctactcatattaaggaggaatcagtctcatgtgatggaggaaacctcacagacagtgacatttatacacccacagatcatacacaatatacatctactgatattaaggaggaaCCAATCttatgtgatggaggaaacctcacagataCTGACAATGTTACATCTGCTAAAGATGCAGTTAAATCTAAAATCTCTACAGCTGTTATAGTTGAAAATAGTAAAAACACAACAATTGATGCTAACGTGTCAATATCAGGTGGGAAGAATATAGTCAGAAATATTAAGAAACCTTTTTACAGAATTCACGAGAAGGCAAACTTTATGGTGATTCTGTACAACTGTCCTGACTGTGACAAATCTTTTACTAATAACTTGGaccttgttagacatcagataaTGCACAACAGAGAAAAATGGTTTCAGTGCTCATGTAGTAGAGGAAACCTCAAAGACACAACTCCTACACAATATACGTccactcatattaaggaggaatcggtctcatgtgatggaggaaacctcacagacactgacatttatacacctacAGATCATACACAACATCCATCTGCTCATATTGAAGGGAAATCAGTCTTGTGTGAAAAAGGAATTCTTACAGACACTGACATTGTTACATCTGCTAAGGATTCATGTAAGTCTAAGATTTCTACAGATTTTGAGGTTGGAGATCTTGAAAATACGAACAATAATGCTACCTCGTCACAGCTAGGTTGCAAGAAGCCTGTGGAAAATAGTAATAAACCTTTTTACACAATTGAAGAGAGGCCAGACATGATGGTGATTTTGTACAACTGTCCTGATTGTCACGAAGCTTTTAAAAGTAACTTGGACCTTGCTAAACATCAGGTAAACCACTCGGCAAAAAAACGAATCaagtgctctgaatgtgggatTCGTTTTTGTCATTAA